Proteins found in one Etheostoma spectabile isolate EspeVRDwgs_2016 chromosome 14, UIUC_Espe_1.0, whole genome shotgun sequence genomic segment:
- the triqk gene encoding triple QxxK/R motif-containing protein, whose product MGKKDAISTGLPVDQYRKQIGKQDYKKSKPALKATRLKAEAKKYSSGFRDAFLVIAAILFFVLCVYAFFYLNLSTEINLDVDVD is encoded by the exons ATGGGGAAGAAGGATGCCATATCGACCGGATTACCAGTTGATCAGTACCGAAAACAAATTG GTAAGCAGGACTACAAAAAATCAAAGCCAGCCTTGAAGGCCACGCGGCTGAAAGCTGAAGCAAAGAAGTATTCCTCTGGATTCAGG GATGCATTCCTGGTCATTGCAGCAATCCTGTTCTTTGTCCTGTGTGTCTACGCCTTCTTCTACCTCAACCTGAGCACCGAGATCAACCTGGACGTGGATGTGGATTAA